A genome region from Rattus norvegicus strain BN/NHsdMcwi chromosome 17, GRCr8, whole genome shotgun sequence includes the following:
- the Smim32 gene encoding small integral membrane protein 32, producing the protein MYGDVFNATSGPEAAGSGALAPGATVKAEGALPLELATARGVRDGSATKPDLPTYLLLFFLLLLSVALVVLFIGCQLRHSAFAALPHDRSLRDARAPWKTRPV; encoded by the coding sequence ATGTACGGCGACGTGTTCAACGCCACCAGCGGGCCGGAGGCGGCGGGAAGTGGCGCGCTGGCCCCCGGAGCCACGGTCAAGGCAGAGGGCGCTTTGCCGCTGGAGCTGGCCACCGCGCGTGGAGTGCGGGACGGCTCGGCCACCAAGCCCGACCTGCCCACCTACctgctgctcttcttcctcctgctgctgTCGGTGGCGCTCGTTGTCCTCTTTATCGGCTGCCAGCTGCGCCACTCGGCCTTTGCTGCGCTGCCCCACGATCGCTCGCTGCGCGACGCCCGTGCGCCCTGGAAGACGCGACCGGTATAG